The bacterium genome has a window encoding:
- a CDS encoding acyl-CoA dehydrogenase family protein yields MDFQHTDLQRSARQMFKDFVDREIRPIAMEYELADRYPVEAVEKMKELGFFGLVIPEAYGGGGMDEVCYAIAMEELSVGWMSVAGILGGHMMTAWMIMNHGTDEQKDTYLPKMARGEWRSGMALTEAGSGSDSAALRTAAAREEDQWVVNGSKMYITNAEHGTMFSTFVRTDPAAPKAKGISCLMIHKGTPGFRVGRHLKKMGYRGVRSSELVFESARVPLENLLGKENEGFPMIMSALEGGRINVAARSVGLARAAFEDSIRYAQQRETFGKPIAQHQLIQAKLAEMATRIEASKLLTYQAATLKQQGKRCDLEAGMAKFFASETAEFCASEAVQIHGGMGYIQELPVERYFRDCKLLTVGEGTNEIQRLLIARRLLERYPV; encoded by the coding sequence GTGGATTTCCAGCACACAGATTTGCAGCGAAGCGCGCGCCAGATGTTCAAGGATTTTGTCGATCGGGAAATCCGTCCGATCGCGATGGAGTATGAGCTCGCAGATCGGTATCCGGTCGAAGCTGTCGAGAAAATGAAGGAGCTCGGCTTCTTCGGCCTCGTCATACCGGAAGCCTACGGCGGCGGCGGAATGGACGAGGTGTGCTACGCCATCGCCATGGAAGAGCTCTCGGTCGGGTGGATGAGCGTGGCTGGAATTCTCGGCGGACACATGATGACCGCCTGGATGATCATGAATCACGGAACCGATGAGCAGAAAGACACCTATCTCCCCAAGATGGCGAGGGGCGAGTGGCGCTCGGGCATGGCGCTGACCGAAGCGGGCTCGGGCTCCGACTCCGCCGCCCTGCGCACCGCGGCCGCGAGGGAAGAAGACCAGTGGGTGGTCAACGGCTCGAAGATGTACATCACCAACGCCGAGCACGGCACCATGTTCAGCACATTTGTGCGGACCGACCCCGCCGCGCCCAAGGCGAAGGGAATTTCCTGCCTGATGATCCACAAGGGCACTCCGGGCTTTCGGGTGGGCCGCCACCTGAAGAAAATGGGCTACCGGGGGGTGCGCTCGAGCGAGCTGGTGTTCGAAAGTGCGCGCGTTCCCCTGGAAAATCTTCTGGGGAAGGAAAATGAAGGATTCCCGATGATCATGAGCGCCCTCGAGGGCGGCCGGATCAACGTGGCCGCCCGCAGCGTGGGCCTCGCCCGTGCGGCGTTTGAGGATTCGATCCGCTACGCCCAGCAGCGCGAGACCTTCGGCAAGCCCATCGCCCAGCACCAGCTCATCCAGGCCAAGCTGGCCGAGATGGCCACCCGGATCGAGGCGTCCAAGCTCCTCACCTACCAGGCCGCCACCCTGAAGCAGCAGGGCAAGCGGTGCGACCTCGAGGCGGGGATGGCGAAGTTCTTCGCCTCCGAGACGGCGGAGTTTTGCGCCAGCGAGGCGGTTCAGATTCACGGGGGGATGGGCTACATCCAGGAGCTTCCGGTGGAGCGCTACTTCCGCGACTGCAAGCTCCTCACCGTGGGCGAGGGCACCAACGAGATCCAGCGGCTCCTCATCGCCAGGCGGCTCCTCGAGCGGTATCCGGTCTGA
- a CDS encoding TRAP transporter large permease subunit, with protein sequence MGLELSIGWLTFFLFGSLVILLMAGLPLAFVTGGLGVLFLYLFSDLSMLNILPSRIFPFMTDYQLSAIPLFIFMAAMLERAGVIEELFDMVYKILGGLRGGLASATIIASTILAAMVGVIGAAEVTMGIIALPAMLKRNYDPEMACGAILAGGTLGILIPPSILAIIFAVVAQQSVGELFIGAVFPGLLLSGLYILYVTIRSYLNPAMGPALPIEERVSFREKIALLQNIFAPIALIILVLGVIFSGVATPVEAAGIGTFGALVVSALHRRLSWTTIQQAAVVTLKASAMVLWIIFGASIFVGFYIVNGGQQFVIDTLVGTGLGPYGILLIMMGVLIILGMFLDWVGILLLAVPIFVPLMTKLPWGGLFGLPGVDPKDVPLWFGVVYMVNMQMSFLSPPFGYALFYLKSVAPPEITMAMIFRSAIPFLCIQAFGLFLVILFPEIVLWFPRVVYGR encoded by the coding sequence ATGGGACTCGAACTCAGCATCGGCTGGCTCACTTTCTTCCTCTTCGGCTCGCTCGTCATTCTGTTGATGGCGGGCCTCCCGCTCGCTTTCGTCACGGGCGGCCTCGGAGTTCTTTTCCTGTACCTGTTCAGCGACCTCAGCATGCTCAACATCCTGCCCTCGCGCATCTTCCCCTTCATGACGGACTATCAGCTTTCGGCCATTCCCCTGTTCATCTTCATGGCGGCGATGCTCGAGCGCGCCGGGGTGATCGAAGAGCTTTTCGACATGGTCTACAAGATTCTCGGCGGCCTGCGGGGAGGGCTCGCCTCCGCCACCATCATCGCCTCGACGATCCTCGCCGCCATGGTCGGCGTCATCGGCGCGGCGGAAGTCACGATGGGCATCATCGCCCTGCCCGCCATGCTCAAGCGCAACTACGACCCGGAAATGGCCTGCGGCGCCATCCTCGCGGGCGGGACGCTCGGCATCCTCATACCGCCTTCCATCCTGGCCATCATCTTCGCCGTGGTGGCCCAACAGTCGGTCGGAGAACTGTTCATCGGGGCCGTCTTCCCCGGCCTTCTCCTCTCGGGGCTCTACATCCTCTACGTCACTATTCGAAGCTACCTGAATCCCGCGATGGGCCCCGCGCTGCCGATCGAGGAGCGCGTCAGCTTCCGCGAGAAAATCGCCCTTCTCCAGAACATTTTCGCCCCGATCGCGCTGATCATTCTGGTGCTCGGCGTGATTTTCTCCGGGGTCGCCACGCCGGTGGAAGCGGCCGGAATCGGAACCTTCGGCGCCCTGGTCGTCTCGGCGCTGCACCGCCGCCTCAGCTGGACCACGATCCAGCAGGCCGCCGTTGTCACCCTCAAGGCCTCGGCCATGGTGCTCTGGATCATCTTCGGCGCCAGCATCTTCGTCGGCTTCTACATCGTGAACGGCGGACAGCAATTCGTCATCGACACGCTGGTCGGAACCGGTCTCGGGCCCTACGGCATCCTCCTGATCATGATGGGCGTTCTCATCATTCTCGGCATGTTCCTCGACTGGGTGGGCATTCTTCTTCTCGCCGTCCCCATCTTCGTTCCGCTGATGACGAAACTTCCCTGGGGCGGCCTGTTCGGGCTTCCGGGCGTGGACCCCAAGGATGTTCCGCTGTGGTTCGGCGTGGTCTACATGGTTAATATGCAAATGTCGTTCCTGAGCCCGCCGTTCGGCTACGCCCTTTTCTACCTGAAGAGCGTCGCGCCCCCCGAAATCACCATGGCGATGATCTTCCGATCCGCCATACCCTTTCTATGCATTCAGGCTTTCGGCCTTTTTCTTGTCATCCTCTTTCCCGAAATCGTTTTGTGGTTTCCCCGGGTTGTGTACGGCAGATAA